Proteins from one Kiritimatiellia bacterium genomic window:
- a CDS encoding alpha/beta hydrolase — protein MTLVLLRIGFLVVVVWLGLRWFEWRNLYAPSRVIDSTPQDVGLDFEDVEFVAEDGVRLHGWWIPHPAARGTILYCHGNGLNIANRVGICRDLHALGVNLFIFDYRGYGQSKGFPSEKGTYRDARAAYEVVRARYDDAENPPVIVYGVSLGAAIAAQLAMDKPVRGAILEAGFTSVVDVGERLFPWLPVRWVAVNRYDAAERVARLTVPKLFASSRDDQLIPFDLGYALFTAAAEPKQFYELRGSHDEGGWNQTPGYWPVLSAFIDSVLGPQK, from the coding sequence ATGACCCTTGTCCTGCTCCGCATAGGATTCTTGGTTGTTGTCGTCTGGCTGGGCCTGCGCTGGTTCGAATGGCGCAACCTCTATGCACCCTCCCGCGTGATCGATTCGACGCCCCAAGATGTCGGACTGGATTTCGAGGACGTCGAATTTGTGGCCGAGGACGGGGTCCGGCTTCACGGCTGGTGGATTCCGCACCCCGCCGCGCGCGGGACCATCCTCTACTGCCATGGCAACGGGCTGAACATCGCCAATCGCGTGGGCATCTGCCGGGATCTGCATGCCCTCGGGGTCAACCTGTTCATTTTCGACTATCGGGGCTACGGCCAAAGCAAAGGCTTCCCGTCGGAAAAGGGAACCTACCGCGACGCCCGGGCCGCGTACGAGGTGGTCCGCGCCCGATATGACGATGCCGAAAATCCCCCGGTCATTGTTTATGGCGTATCGCTCGGCGCGGCCATCGCGGCTCAACTGGCGATGGACAAGCCTGTCCGCGGCGCCATTTTGGAAGCGGGATTCACCAGCGTGGTCGATGTCGGCGAGCGCCTGTTCCCGTGGCTGCCCGTCCGATGGGTGGCGGTCAATCGGTATGATGCCGCCGAGCGAGTCGCCAGGCTCACCGTCCCCAAACTCTTTGCCAGTTCCCGGGATGACCAGCTCATCCCGTTTGACCTGGGCTATGCGCTGTTTACAGCAGCGGCGGAACCCAAACAGTTTTACGAACTACGCGGCAGCCATGATGAGGGCGGCTGGAACCAGACCCCCGGCTATTGGCCCGTCCTGAGCGCATTCATCGACAGTGTCCTTGGCCCTCAAAAATAG